GGAATTGCCGCGGCCGATCGGGGCCGGCGCGTCGTTGAGGAAGACGCCGTTGGTCGAGCTGTCGATGACGATGTAGACGCCGCCCTTGAACTCCACCATGCAGTGGATCTTGGACAGCGTCCGTTCCGGGTCGTTCAGTATCCAATCGCAATCGGGACCGCGGCCGATCACCAGCCGGCCGGTGCCGAGGTCGCGAGCGATGTCGGCGCCCTGCGACGGCGGGCATTGGATCAGGGTCAGGCGAAACTTCATCGGATCACGCCCCCACCTTGCCGCTGCCGCCGTTGGCGATGTCCAGCGCCTGGGCCAGCGACGCGCGATGGCGGGCCTTGATCTCCTTCGGCACCGCGGCGGCGGCGAGCAGCACCGCGGCGGCGGCGGCGGTGCCGGTCAGCCCGTCACCCGGCGGCACCACCACCGCCGCATCGGGCGGAGCGAGGCTGCCGCCGGACCAGAAGGCGGCCATGGCGGCATTGGCGCAGGCCGTCTCGAAATTCATCGCTTCTGCGGGGGCGAAACAGGCGCGGCGGTTCTCCTCCGTCGGGCGGAAGACCCAGGCCTCCGCCGCCTCCAGCGCGGCCCCGTCGGCAGGCGCCGGTTCAGGAGGAAGCGCGCCGCGGGCGGCGAGACAGCCCCACCACACCGCCTCGCGCCGCGGCAGCGCCATGCCCAGCAGACGGATGGCGTCCGCATACAACTCGGCGTCGATCAGCGCCTTCAGGTAGGCGGATGTCGGGGCGTTCGGCGCGAACAGCGCCTTCGCCTCCGCCGACAGGTCCAGCCCCGCGACCGCTTCGGCCGCGCGGGCGAAGCGCAACTTCGGCAACAACCCGATGTCCACCGTCCCAAACCCCGCTTGTGAAGACCGCCCCACTCTGGGCGGTGTTTCGTCAATTGATGGTTACCACGCCGCCCTTGACCTGGACCATCGCGTCACCGTTCACCTGGGTCATCGCACCCTTGATCTGCACCTGGCTGTCGCCGGTGACCTTGACCATCAGGCCTTTGACGGTGACGCCGGTCTGGTCGATCTTGACGCTGTTGCCACCGACCTTCAGTTCGATGGAGGTCGTGGCCTCCATGGTGATCTTGCCGGTGCTGGCCTTCACCGACACGTCGCCCAGCCCGAGCTTCAGCGCATAGTCGCCCTGCTTCACGTCGATCGCCAAGTTGCCCTGGCCGACGGTAAGGCTGTCGTTGCCCTGCCCGACCTCCACCGTCCGGTTGCCCTGGCTGACGGTGTGGGTGTCGTTGCCCTTGCTGACGGTGACGGTCCGGTTGCCCTCCCCCACCGTCAGGGATTGGTTGCCGGTCGACACCTCGTGGCTGTCGTTGCCTTCCGACACGGTGACGCTGCGGTTGCCCTTGGCGATTGTGATCGACTCGTTGCCTTCCGACACCGTCTCGGTGCGGTTGTTCTTGATGGTGATGGTCTGGTCGTGATCGACGGTCAGCGTGTCGTCGTTCTCCACCATCCGGGTGAAGTCCTTCTGGGCGTGGAAGTAGATCTCCTCCGCGTCCTTCTTGTCCTCGAATCGCAGCTCGTTGAAGGTGGCCGTGTCGCCGCCCTTGCTGGAGCGCGTCTTGATGCCGCTCTGCGTCTTGTTGTCGGGCAGCGTGTAGGGCGGCATGTTCTCCGCGTTGTAGACGCAGCCGACGATCAATGGCCGGTCGGGATCGCCGCCAAGATAATCGACCAGCACCTCCATGCCGACGCGCGGGGTGAAGATGGTGCCCCAGTTCTTGCCCGCCATGGTCTGGGCAACGCGCAGCCAGACGAAGCTCTTCTCGTCGTTGGTGCCCTTGCGGTCCCAATGGAACTGCACGCGCACCCGGCCGTACTTGTCGCAGTAGATCTCCTCGCCGCTGGGACCGACCACGGTCGCGGTGTCCGGCCCATGGGTGCGCGGGCGCGGAACCGGCGGCGGACGGAACACGGTGGCGTCGGGGATCGCGGCGAAGCGGCAGGAGAAGGACGGCGGAACGCCACCGTTGCCCAGATGGCTCTGGTCCTGTGCGCTCAACGCCAGTTCTGTGAGGACATAGCCCTTGCCGACCTCGGCCGTCACCGCATGGCCGGTCATCGAGATCTTGCCGCCGGCGAACAGGCCGCGGTAGGTGGCGCTGCCCTCCACCCGCTCGTATCCGGTCTCCGTCTCCTCCATGCGCAGGCGCGACAGAGTGGTGCCATCGGCCTTCACCATGTGGCCGCCAGGATAGCCGAACATCTCGTGCGACTTGAAGGCGGGAACGCTGAGCACCGTCGTGGTGCTGGCGGTCAGGTCGGTGCTGGGCGTTTCGAAATTATAGTCCTTCAGCGTCCATTTGCCGGACACGTAGGATTGCGAATGCGCCCAGCCGTCGATGGCCAGCGTGTTGCCCTGCACCGAGGTGGCGTGGATGACATCCTTGTCCAGGCAGTCGGTGTAGCCGGACGCGCTGTCGCTCAGCACCAGCGTGTGCTTGCCGGCCTCGTGCTGGAAATAGAAATAGATGCCCTCGTCCTGCAGCAGGCGGGCGATGAAGTCGAAATGCGTCTCGCGGTACTGGACGCAGACCGGCCGGGCGTTGTGCGTGCCGGACAGTCCCTGCTTCTTCACCTCGGTCACGCCGCAGTCGGACAGCATGGCGTCGACGATCTGCACGACGCTCTTCTCCTGGAAGACCTGGCAGTCGGAGCGCAGCGTGGCCAGCCACAGGGTCGGCACGATCTCGGCGGTGTATTGGCGATAGCCGCGCAGGGCCAGCGGCCCGGCGGAAAAGCTGCTGACGATGCCGTTGACGATGCGGGGATCGCCGCCCTTGCGCGCGATCGACAGCGTCAGCGACTTCCCCAGGATGTCGGCCGGCGCGATCGTCATCCGCGGAGAGATCATCGTGATGGTGTAGCGGAACAGGCGCGACAGCCCTTCCTCCCCCTCGACGGCCACCGGGATCAGCACGTCCGCGCCCAACGGCGAGGTCAGCGACAGAAGCCGGCCGGTCTGCGAGATGGTGGGCGCATCCGACATGCGGGCTTGGTCCTATGTGTGTGGAAGAGATTGATTTGGAAAGGCATTGCCCCCACCCCTACCCTCCCCCGCTTCGCAGGGGAGGGGGACATTCCCTCCCCCGCCCAGCGGGGGAGGGTTAGGGTGGGGGCAAGACCCGCGCTGAGCTTTAGGCGCTCTTGGTCGTCGACAGGTCGTAGGAGACCGAGATCGGCGTGCCGGCCTTGTTCTTGTCGTCGTACGGGATGAACTTGTACTCCATCTTGGTGAAGCTGATGGAGATCGACTCCGACGGACGGTCGCCGCCCGACGACATCGAGTAGGCCGAGACCAGGGCGTTGGTCAGCGTGTACTCGGCATAGGTGTTGCCCGGGCTGCCGGTGGTGACGAGGTGGATCTGCACCTTCTTGCCGATGGCGCCGGTGCAGGATTCGACGAAGAACTTCGGCGAGGAGCTGTCCATCAGCTTGGTGATGGTCACTTCCGACACCGACGGCTCCGACGCCTCGCGGTTGGTGGTCGAGCCCGACGGGGTGCTGATGGCGCGGCCGACGCCCCACTGCAGCGAACCGACGTCCAGCCACTTCTTGTGGGTCTCGTGCGTGGCCTCGCC
The Azospirillum sp. TSA2s DNA segment above includes these coding regions:
- a CDS encoding type VI secretion system tube protein Hcp; the protein is MAIYIKYEGIDGEATHETHKKWLDVGSLQWGVGRAISTPSGSTTNREASEPSVSEVTITKLMDSSSPKFFVESCTGAIGKKVQIHLVTTGSPGNTYAEYTLTNALVSAYSMSSGGDRPSESISISFTKMEYKFIPYDDKNKAGTPISVSYDLSTTKSA
- a CDS encoding type VI secretion system Vgr family protein gives rise to the protein MSDAPTISQTGRLLSLTSPLGADVLIPVAVEGEEGLSRLFRYTITMISPRMTIAPADILGKSLTLSIARKGGDPRIVNGIVSSFSAGPLALRGYRQYTAEIVPTLWLATLRSDCQVFQEKSVVQIVDAMLSDCGVTEVKKQGLSGTHNARPVCVQYRETHFDFIARLLQDEGIYFYFQHEAGKHTLVLSDSASGYTDCLDKDVIHATSVQGNTLAIDGWAHSQSYVSGKWTLKDYNFETPSTDLTASTTTVLSVPAFKSHEMFGYPGGHMVKADGTTLSRLRMEETETGYERVEGSATYRGLFAGGKISMTGHAVTAEVGKGYVLTELALSAQDQSHLGNGGVPPSFSCRFAAIPDATVFRPPPVPRPRTHGPDTATVVGPSGEEIYCDKYGRVRVQFHWDRKGTNDEKSFVWLRVAQTMAGKNWGTIFTPRVGMEVLVDYLGGDPDRPLIVGCVYNAENMPPYTLPDNKTQSGIKTRSSKGGDTATFNELRFEDKKDAEEIYFHAQKDFTRMVENDDTLTVDHDQTITIKNNRTETVSEGNESITIAKGNRSVTVSEGNDSHEVSTGNQSLTVGEGNRTVTVSKGNDTHTVSQGNRTVEVGQGNDSLTVGQGNLAIDVKQGDYALKLGLGDVSVKASTGKITMEATTSIELKVGGNSVKIDQTGVTVKGLMVKVTGDSQVQIKGAMTQVNGDAMVQVKGGVVTIN